Part of the Sulfobacillus acidophilus DSM 10332 genome, TCTCTGCGCACAAACATACAGCGCCGGATGAGCTCGTTGCGATGCGGCAGATATGTTTCTTGGAAGTACGCGAGGGCCTCGTCGGCCGTCATAAACTCGCCAACCGCGGTCTCAATGTGGGCCCACTCCATTTCGTCGCCAGGAACAAATGCCGATAATGAAAATTCGGCAGGCAGCGCATGTTGGGCAATGGGCAATCCTGCCTTCCGTTTCATAATGATGTGAAAGTACGGTAAAGTCTTATCTAACACGGACTATCACCTCGTCCATTCGAAGGCCTATCCGAAACAGCAGGGAAAAGTGAAGAATGCCGCATTTGGGAGAGAAAGCGATTAGAGATTTCCCTTTCATGCTATAATTCCCTGATTACCAAGGCAATAGGGCGGGGGAATCGTCTCATATGGTCTGGGCAATTTTCCTTATCACTATCGGATTGTTGGCTTCGAATCGGGTGCGGATTGATGTCATTGGTTTATTTGTCTTGTTGGCGCTCGGTCTGACCCGAACACTATCGCCTACCCAATTGTTTTCCGGTTTTTCTTCCGATGCCGTGTTGCTTATTGCCGGGATGCTGGCTATGGGAGAGGGGTTGGTTCGCGCCGGGGTAACGGCTAAAATGGCTCAATGGTTAAAGGTTATCGGTTCCGGACATGAACGGCGATCGGCAATTATGCTAATGATATTGGCGGGGTTGCCTTCAGCCTTTATCAGTGATGTCGGGTTGGTCGGACTGTTTATTCCGGTTGTTCAGGCCTTGCGCACGCGGACGAACATTCCCGTACGTCATTTGCTTATGCCGCTAGGGGTCGCGGCAACCTTGGGGGGCCTTTTGACCATGGTAGGCAGTGCCGGCAACATTGTCGCCAATCAGGCTTTGGAAGCGGCCCATTTGAAACCGTTAGGGATTTTTTCGATTACCCCCCTGGGGTTAATTCTGTTAGTGGTCGGTATCGTTTTCATGACAGGGGCGGGACCCCGTTTAATGCCCCGAGGTGAGGCACCGGTTGAAATGGCGATTGAGCATTGGAGGACCTATTTATCGGAACTTACGGTGCTACCGGATTGGCCTTACGTTGGGAAAAGTCTCAAAGAAGTGCCGGTTTTCGCGGATGCCGGCGTAACGGTCGTGCGGGTATTTCGGCAAAACGAGGCTCTTCCGGCGCGGGCCGACACGGTTTTGCAAATCGGAGACCGTTTGACCGTTACCGGGACGGCCGAGAGCATTATGGCCTTGGCCAAAGTAAGTCACGGATTGAGATTGACAGGCGAAGCCCCTAGCCTAACTCGTGAGGACTTGCGGGTTTGGGAAGTTTTAGTAGGTCATAGGAACCCGTGGATTGGCCATACGTTAATTGATCTTGACGTTCGTCGGCGATATCATATCGGCATTTTGGGCCTTTATCGGGAAGGCCAACTGCTGTCTCGGCATTTGGGCCGGATTACATTACGAGCCGGTGATATCTTACTGATGGAATCCGCAACGGAGGCCTTGACGACCATTCAACATATGCATGGTTTTATTGTTTTGAATCAAATGGATTGGCAACCACCGGTTCGAGGCGGGGCGATTGGATTGGCCCCGGCCATTTTAGTCGGATCATTGCTGCTGGCGGCATTGAATCTTATCCCACTACGAGTAGCCGTGGCCCTAGGGGTTTTTCTCATGGCGGTATTCAACATTTTACCGATGACGGATGCGTATCGGGCGATCGAGTGGCGGATCGTTGTGTTTGTCGCGGGAATGTTGCCGTTGGGAACGGCTTTGATTCAGTCTGGGATTACCCATCAAATCGTCGAAGGATTATACTATATAATGGGCACGACACTTCCGGGGTGGGCGTTGATTGGGCTGTTGTTTGCGTTGAGTGCGATTCTAACGCAGGTCTTATCGAATATTGCCACGGTGTTAGTATTAGCACCGGTTGCCATCGAACTGGCCCGTCAACTGGGTGTTGCCCCGGCTCCCCTCGTTTTGGCGGTGGTTGTTGCCGTATCGGCTTCTCCATTGACTCCGTTGGCTAATAAGGTAGACCTCTTAATCATGGGCCCGGGTGGATATCGCTATGGGGATTTTCTTCGGGTAGGAGCACCGTTAACCATTCTTTTAGGGATCGTCTCGATGGTTCTGATTCCGGCGTTTTTTCCTTTTAGGGGCTAGGCTATCGGCTTGATTTAAGTCGGGCGATTGATTACAGTAGCGCCATGAACCAGGAGGATAAGCCACGTAGCCGGTGGATATGGGCAGTTCCTTTCGGCCTCATTTTGGTGGCGACGGGCGGGGCTATCGAATGGGCTCGTCAACAAGAGATCGCCTATCATCGCTTGATAGCGGTTTTGCCGATGATATTACAGGCGGTGCAATCGGGGCGTCAGGCGCCGGTCTGGTGGGCAATGGCCGCCCGATCCCTGGGCTTTACCACTCGGGTTTCTCCAACAGTCGTTATAGAAACCTTATGGCGTCGATTAGAGCATCTACATGGGTTACCGGAATCTTTAATGCCTTGGTTAGTCCTATCGATTGGCACTCTATTGGTTTTCGGGTATTGGATCAAGGAGTCCCAAATTGAAAAGGTGACAAAGGCCCATCAGACCGTAACCGCACAACTCATGGCGATTACGGAAGGGTGGGCAGAAATTGCGAATGATCGGGATCCATCCGATTTAATCCATCGAATTTTAGAACACCTCACGAGATACACGGCCATATCAGAGGCTGCCCTATATCATTGGGTTGCGGAAGAAAGGCACAATGCCGTCCATCTGTACAGCGTAATCGGATCCGGTAAATTACTGCCGTTACCTGTTCCGCGCCTTTTGGCCGAGGATCCCGCTGGTGTTTTAGGGTCAACAATGGTCAGCCATCACCCCCACTATTCAGGAGACGGTTCTTCCCCGATTGCCCCGCTAATCCCGGGTATTATACGGGCTCGTTTAGGGGTGTTTCCGGTGGGCTACCGAGACAAATTTTGGGGCTGGTTGATCTGTTCTTCGGGGGAACGTGGATGGTTCACTCGGTATCAGGAATTATTATCTGTGACCGCGCACGAACTGGGCATCTTATTGGTATCGACAGAGTATGCCAAGCAGGCCGCCCAAACGACCCGATTAGAAGAATTGGCTCGGGCCCGTTCTGAAATTTTGGCTAATGTATCGCATGAGTTACGCACACCCCTAGGATTGATCCGGGGTTATGCCGAAACCCTGGGCACCGTAGGTTCTCGGCTAACTGATGACGAACGACAGGAATTTTTATCGGTGGTATTATCTGAGACCCAATTGTTGGAAAACCTGATTGATCATTTGCTCATCATGTCGCGTTTAGACGGGGCTGGAGTTGTTCTTAACTGGGGCAAAGCAGTCGGGAGGCAATGGATTTCGGAAGTGGTTCGTCGGTTGCCTTCCGAACAACAACAGCGGGTACAGGTTTCGGTACCCGACACCTTGTTCGTCATGGGGGATATTCGCCAATTATCATGGGTCTTACAGGACTTGATAGCGAATGCCTTAAAATATTCGGACGGCTTGGTTTATGTAACGCTGACGGCGGATGCCGCGGGGTACCGATTAACCGTCCGGGACGAAGGGGAAGGTGTCGGTAGTCAGGAGATCGACCGGATATTTGAACGATTTTATCGAAGTCCTCGGCATGCTCATTCCGACATCCGGGGAACCGGTTTGGGCCTTAGCATCGCGCAAAGGATTGTCGAGGCGCATAACGGAATCATTCGGGCAGAAAACCTAATTCCTCAAGGCTTTCAGGTTGTGGTTCAATGGCATGGACACACGGGAGGGGAAGTGTCTTGACAGAGGGGAATTCCCTAGGTGTGGTCCTCGTCATCGAGGATGAGCCTCGGTATCAGCGACTCTTGCGGACTAACCTTGCAATGGAAGGCTACACGGTCTGGATTGCGGGTAATGGTCATGACGCATTAGAACAGGTCTATGTCCGAGAACCCGATGCCGTTATTTTGGATTTACGGTTGCCGGACATCGATGGTTTTGTACTGTGCAGCCGTCTGCGCCATTTAACGGCTGTGCCAATTATCGTATTAACGGCATTGAACCAGGAAGCCGACTTGGTGCGGGCGCTTGACGGTGGGGCGGATGATTATCTGACGAAACCCTTTTCACCGGCCGAGTTGTTGGCCAGAGTCCGAGCGCATTTACGTCGCCAACAGTCTCAAATGTCACCGGATGCACCGCGTCTATCATGTGGACCATTTCAACTGAGGCCGGCAACCCGTGAGCTCGTCGTTACATTAGGCGAGTCTCGGACCGTGCGACTTACCCCGACGGAATGGCGGTTGATGGGGGAGTTCTTGCGGTATTGCGATAAAGTGATTCCTCACGAGCAATTGTTACGGCAAGTCTGGGGGCCAGACTATCAGGGCGAGCACGAGTATCTTCGCATTTATGTCCGCCGTCTGCGGCAATATGTCGAGCCGGATCCCCGTCATCCGCGATATTTGGTTTCTTATGCCGGGATTGGTTACGCATTGCATTCGGCCCCGCGCCACTCTTTCTCCTAAGGTTTTTACAAGTTTTTAACGATCCCCTACCCTTCTTTTACGGATTTTTTTATTTAACTTTCTCTACACTAGGCGATGAAAATCGGGAGGTGTA contains:
- a CDS encoding GCN5-related N-acetyltransferase (PFAM: Acetyltransferase (GNAT) family~InterPro IPR000182~KEGG: cpe:CPE0869 GNAT family acetyltransferase~PFAM: GCN5-related N-acetyltransferase~SPTR: Acetyltransferase, GNAT family) translates to MLDKTLPYFHIIMKRKAGLPIAQHALPAEFSLSAFVPGDEMEWAHIETAVGEFMTADEALAYFQETYLPHRNELIRRCMFVRRDDGRAVGTITSWWNTTEERRDPSVHWLAVLPDYQGLGLGKALVSECLQRLVWLEGDRDIFLHTQTWSLIRQLQST
- a CDS encoding TrkA-C domain protein (PFAM: Citrate transporter; TrkA-C domain~COGs: COG0471 Di- and tricarboxylate transporter~InterPro IPR004680:IPR006037~KEGG: rrs:RoseRS_2058 citrate transporter~PFAM: Regulator of K+ conductance, C-terminal; Divalent ion symporter~SPTR: Citrate transporter), translated to MVWAIFLITIGLLASNRVRIDVIGLFVLLALGLTRTLSPTQLFSGFSSDAVLLIAGMLAMGEGLVRAGVTAKMAQWLKVIGSGHERRSAIMLMILAGLPSAFISDVGLVGLFIPVVQALRTRTNIPVRHLLMPLGVAATLGGLLTMVGSAGNIVANQALEAAHLKPLGIFSITPLGLILLVVGIVFMTGAGPRLMPRGEAPVEMAIEHWRTYLSELTVLPDWPYVGKSLKEVPVFADAGVTVVRVFRQNEALPARADTVLQIGDRLTVTGTAESIMALAKVSHGLRLTGEAPSLTREDLRVWEVLVGHRNPWIGHTLIDLDVRRRYHIGILGLYREGQLLSRHLGRITLRAGDILLMESATEALTTIQHMHGFIVLNQMDWQPPVRGGAIGLAPAILVGSLLLAALNLIPLRVAVALGVFLMAVFNILPMTDAYRAIEWRIVVFVAGMLPLGTALIQSGITHQIVEGLYYIMGTTLPGWALIGLLFALSAILTQVLSNIATVLVLAPVAIELARQLGVAPAPLVLAVVVAVSASPLTPLANKVDLLIMGPGGYRYGDFLRVGAPLTILLGIVSMVLIPAFFPFRG
- a CDS encoding histidine kinase (PFAM: Histidine kinase-, DNA gyrase B-, and HSP90-like ATPase; His Kinase A (phosphoacceptor) domain~COGs: COG2205 Osmosensitive K+ channel histidine kinase~InterPro IPR003661:IPR003594~KEGG: bcy:Bcer98_3273 multi-sensor signal transduction histidine kinase~PFAM: ATP-binding region, ATPase-like; Signal transduction histidine kinase, subgroup 1, dimerisation/phosphoacceptor region~SMART: ATP-binding region, ATPase-like; Signal transduction histidine kinase, subgroup 1, dimerisation/phosphoacceptor region~SPTR: Putative uncharacterized protein), which produces MNQEDKPRSRWIWAVPFGLILVATGGAIEWARQQEIAYHRLIAVLPMILQAVQSGRQAPVWWAMAARSLGFTTRVSPTVVIETLWRRLEHLHGLPESLMPWLVLSIGTLLVFGYWIKESQIEKVTKAHQTVTAQLMAITEGWAEIANDRDPSDLIHRILEHLTRYTAISEAALYHWVAEERHNAVHLYSVIGSGKLLPLPVPRLLAEDPAGVLGSTMVSHHPHYSGDGSSPIAPLIPGIIRARLGVFPVGYRDKFWGWLICSSGERGWFTRYQELLSVTAHELGILLVSTEYAKQAAQTTRLEELARARSEILANVSHELRTPLGLIRGYAETLGTVGSRLTDDERQEFLSVVLSETQLLENLIDHLLIMSRLDGAGVVLNWGKAVGRQWISEVVRRLPSEQQQRVQVSVPDTLFVMGDIRQLSWVLQDLIANALKYSDGLVYVTLTADAAGYRLTVRDEGEGVGSQEIDRIFERFYRSPRHAHSDIRGTGLGLSIAQRIVEAHNGIIRAENLIPQGFQVVVQWHGHTGGEVS
- a CDS encoding two component transcriptional regulator, winged helix family (PFAM: Response regulator receiver domain; Transcriptional regulatory protein, C terminal~COGs: COG0745 Response regulators consisting of a CheY-like receiver domain and a winged-helix DNA-binding domain~InterPro IPR001789:IPR001867~KEGG: sti:Sthe_1941 two component transcriptional regulator, winged helix family~PFAM: Signal transduction response regulator, receiver region; Signal transduction response regulator, C-terminal~SMART: Signal transduction response regulator, receiver region~SPTR: KDP operon transcriptional regulatory protein KdpE), giving the protein MTEGNSLGVVLVIEDEPRYQRLLRTNLAMEGYTVWIAGNGHDALEQVYVREPDAVILDLRLPDIDGFVLCSRLRHLTAVPIIVLTALNQEADLVRALDGGADDYLTKPFSPAELLARVRAHLRRQQSQMSPDAPRLSCGPFQLRPATRELVVTLGESRTVRLTPTEWRLMGEFLRYCDKVIPHEQLLRQVWGPDYQGEHEYLRIYVRRLRQYVEPDPRHPRYLVSYAGIGYALHSAPRHSFS